The following coding sequences are from one Streptomyces sp. NBC_00536 window:
- a CDS encoding sensor histidine kinase yields the protein MPGRRPWSLRTRLVVSAVVLIAVVGAAIGTVTILVLRSYLVGQLDHQLATSVNMAVRGPGAAKPTRDTLAFVLGPGSPFGAAGVRLDTDGKVIAAARSAPAEGPAPDHRQPLTETQTKALVAAAGEARAGEERPVDVRLHGLGTYRVLTAADGSLVLGFPLDGVDSTVNTLIGVEVCVTLAGLIAASLAGQALVGVALRPLRRVAATATRVSELRLHSGEPALDERVPDAEADPRTEVGQVGAALNRMLGHVSAALTARQQSETRVRQFVADASHELRTPLASIRGYAELTRRGREEPGPDTRHALGRIESEATRMTGLVEDLLLLARLDAGRPLSATPTDLAPLVVDAVSDARAAGCEHHWRLELPAEAALVAADAARIQQVLVNLLANARTHTPPGTTVIARVSRETSSVRVEIEDNGPGIPPELLPHVFERFARGDASRSRNAGSTGLGLAIVQAVVSAHGGMVGVRSEPGRTRFEVQLPLHAEERHSGSQTGHSLTTQP from the coding sequence ATGCCGGGCCGGCGGCCCTGGTCGCTGCGGACCCGGCTCGTCGTCTCGGCCGTGGTCCTCATCGCGGTGGTGGGCGCGGCGATCGGTACGGTCACCATCCTCGTGCTGCGCTCCTATCTCGTGGGCCAGCTCGACCACCAGCTCGCCACCTCCGTGAACATGGCCGTCCGGGGCCCCGGAGCGGCGAAGCCCACCCGGGACACGCTCGCCTTCGTCCTGGGACCCGGCAGCCCCTTCGGCGCCGCCGGGGTCCGCCTCGACACGGACGGCAAGGTCATCGCGGCCGCCCGCAGCGCGCCCGCCGAGGGACCCGCCCCGGACCACCGCCAGCCGCTCACCGAAACCCAGACCAAGGCCCTGGTGGCCGCCGCCGGGGAAGCCAGGGCGGGCGAGGAGCGGCCGGTCGACGTCCGTCTGCACGGCCTGGGCACCTACCGCGTGCTCACCGCGGCCGACGGCAGCCTCGTCCTGGGCTTCCCGCTCGACGGGGTCGACTCCACCGTGAACACCCTGATCGGGGTCGAGGTCTGCGTCACCCTGGCCGGTCTGATCGCCGCCTCCCTCGCCGGGCAGGCCCTCGTCGGGGTCGCCCTGCGCCCGCTGCGCCGGGTGGCCGCCACCGCGACCAGGGTCTCCGAACTCCGCCTGCACAGCGGTGAACCCGCCCTCGACGAACGGGTCCCGGACGCGGAGGCGGACCCGAGGACCGAGGTGGGCCAGGTCGGCGCCGCCCTCAACCGGATGCTCGGCCACGTCTCCGCCGCGCTCACCGCCCGCCAGCAGAGCGAGACCCGCGTCCGGCAGTTCGTCGCCGACGCCAGCCACGAACTGCGCACCCCGCTGGCCTCCATCCGCGGCTACGCCGAACTCACGCGCCGGGGCCGCGAGGAACCCGGCCCCGACACCCGGCACGCGCTGGGCCGGATCGAGTCCGAGGCGACCCGGATGACCGGCCTGGTCGAAGACCTGCTGCTGCTGGCCCGGCTCGACGCGGGCCGCCCCCTGTCCGCCACCCCCACCGACCTGGCCCCCCTGGTCGTGGACGCCGTCAGCGACGCCCGCGCGGCCGGCTGCGAACACCACTGGCGCCTCGAACTGCCCGCCGAGGCCGCCCTGGTGGCCGCCGACGCGGCCCGGATCCAGCAGGTCCTGGTGAACCTGCTGGCCAACGCCCGCACCCACACCCCGCCCGGGACCACCGTCATCGCCCGTGTTTCACGTGAAACATCCTCCGTCCGCGTCGAGATCGAGGACAACGGCCCCGGCATCCCGCCCGAACTGCTCCCGCACGTCTTCGAGCGCTTCGCCCGCGGGGACGCCTCCCGCTCCCGCAACGCGGGCTCCACCGGGCTCGGGCTCGCCATCGTGCAGGCCGTCGTCTCGGCCCACGGCGGGATGGTCGGCGTGCGCAGCGAACCGGGACGGACCCGCTTCGAGGTCCAGCTGCCCCTCCACGCCGAAGAACGGCACTCCGGCTCACAGACGGGCCACAGCCTCACCACACAGCCGTGA
- a CDS encoding glycosyltransferase: MPTDAFPKTGTGTGSGTGTGTLPARAPLAPGPGQPVLDVVIPVFNEEKDLGPCVRRLHEHLTRTFPYAFRITIADNASTDRTPEVAAGLARSVSAVRSTRLEEKGRGRALRTVWSASDAPVLAYMDVDLSTDLNALLPLVAPLISGHSDLAIGTRLAPASRVVRGAKREFVSRAYNLILRSSLAARFSDAQCGFKAIRRDVAERLLPLVEDSGWFFDTELLVLAERAGLRIHEVPVDWVDDPDSTVHIVRTATEDLKGVWRVGRALAVGALPLDRIARPFGDDPRDRALSGVPRGLARQLMGFCAVGLASTLLYLALYSALRSGAGPQLANGTALLLSALANTAANRRLTFGIRGRDRAVRHQAQGLVVFAIGLALTSGSLAALGAATTAPAHGTELAVLVTANLAATVLRFLLLRAWVFPDRSAPAKDNLR; the protein is encoded by the coding sequence ATGCCAACCGACGCCTTTCCCAAGACCGGGACCGGGACCGGGAGCGGGACCGGGACCGGGACCCTGCCCGCCCGGGCGCCGCTCGCCCCCGGGCCCGGCCAACCCGTACTCGACGTGGTCATCCCGGTCTTCAACGAGGAGAAGGACCTCGGCCCGTGCGTGCGCCGCCTCCACGAGCACCTGACCCGCACCTTCCCGTACGCCTTCCGCATCACCATCGCCGACAACGCGAGCACCGACCGCACCCCCGAGGTGGCGGCCGGCCTGGCCCGCTCCGTCAGTGCAGTCCGCAGCACCCGGCTGGAGGAGAAGGGCCGGGGCAGGGCCCTGCGCACCGTCTGGTCCGCCTCCGACGCCCCGGTCCTCGCCTACATGGACGTGGACCTCTCCACGGACCTCAACGCGCTGCTGCCGCTGGTCGCCCCGCTGATCTCCGGTCACTCCGACCTCGCGATCGGCACCCGGCTCGCCCCCGCCTCGCGCGTGGTGCGCGGCGCCAAACGCGAGTTCGTCTCCCGCGCCTACAACCTGATCCTGCGGTCCTCCCTCGCCGCCCGGTTCAGCGACGCCCAGTGCGGCTTCAAGGCCATCCGGCGCGATGTCGCCGAGCGGCTGCTGCCCCTGGTGGAGGACTCCGGCTGGTTCTTCGACACCGAGCTGCTGGTCCTCGCCGAGCGCGCCGGGCTGCGCATCCACGAGGTGCCCGTCGACTGGGTGGACGACCCCGACTCCACGGTCCACATCGTCCGCACCGCCACCGAGGACCTCAAAGGGGTCTGGCGGGTGGGCCGGGCCCTCGCGGTCGGCGCCCTCCCCCTCGACCGGATCGCCCGCCCCTTCGGCGACGACCCGCGCGACCGCGCCCTGAGCGGAGTCCCCCGGGGACTGGCCCGCCAGCTCATGGGCTTCTGCGCGGTCGGCCTCGCGAGCACCCTCCTCTACCTGGCGCTCTACTCCGCCCTGCGCTCCGGCGCCGGACCCCAGCTCGCCAATGGCACGGCCCTGCTGCTCTCCGCCCTCGCCAACACCGCCGCCAACCGCCGGCTCACCTTCGGCATCCGCGGCCGGGACCGGGCCGTGCGCCACCAGGCCCAGGGACTGGTGGTCTTCGCCATCGGACTGGCCCTGACCAGTGGCTCCCTGGCCGCCCTCGGCGCGGCCACCACCGCTCCCGCGCACGGCACCGAGCTGGCCGTCCTGGTGACCGCCAACCTCGCCGCGACCGTGCTGCGCTTCCTGCTCTTGCGCGCCTGGGTCTTCCCGGACCGCTCCGCTCCCGCGAAGGACAACCTCCGATGA
- a CDS encoding ArnT family glycosyltransferase, with amino-acid sequence MTTAVPLLDSPFPERAPAAAIPLRPRWERPALAALLLVTGVLMLWNLGASGYANSFYSAAVQAGSESWKAFFFGSSDAGNSITVDKPPAALWPMALCVRLFGLGGWQILVPQALMGVGTTAVLYASVRRWFGPVAGLLSGAVFALTPVAALMFRFNNPDALLTLLMTITVHCVLRALDGARTKWLVWAGVAVGFAFLTKTLQAFVILPPLALLYAVCAPTRLRRRLGQLLLAGLAMVVAGGWWVAIVELWPASSRPYIGGSQNNSFLELTLGYNGLGRINGDETGSVGGGGARAGGGGGGWGETGIDRLFSANIGGQISWLLPAALVLLVAGLVITWRARRATDSLESMARASFLAWGGSLLITALVFSYMQGIFHEYYTVALAPYVAALTGTGVAVLWEERGGRAAALTLSATLALTAVWSYVLLGRAAGYLPWLRWTVLVAGLLAAAGLLVGARLGRRAVVAVAALGVGAALAGPLAYTLDTVGTAHAGSIVTAGPAVAGGRGPGGMGGGPRFAGAEGGRGQGGFPQGAPPQGAGQGAGPGAGPGAMAPGGPAGQGAQGAAGRTGGTGARAKGGFGGGRPGGGGGMGGLLGGTKTSAAAVAALRADADRYTWAAAAIGAQNAASYQLASGAPVMPIGGFNGSDPSPTLARFQEYVKAGKIHYFIAQSTEAGTEAGGGGQGATRGGGGPGGGASSAIETWVKANYRPTTVGGATFYDLTPS; translated from the coding sequence ATGACCACGGCCGTGCCCCTGCTGGACTCACCCTTCCCCGAACGCGCCCCGGCCGCCGCGATCCCCCTGCGGCCCCGCTGGGAGCGCCCCGCGCTCGCCGCGCTGCTCCTCGTCACCGGCGTCCTCATGCTGTGGAACCTGGGCGCCTCCGGTTACGCGAACTCCTTCTACTCCGCCGCCGTCCAGGCGGGCAGCGAGAGCTGGAAGGCCTTCTTCTTCGGGTCCTCCGACGCGGGGAACTCGATCACCGTCGACAAGCCGCCGGCCGCGCTGTGGCCGATGGCCCTGTGCGTCCGGCTCTTCGGCCTCGGCGGCTGGCAGATCCTGGTCCCCCAGGCCCTCATGGGCGTCGGCACCACCGCCGTCCTGTACGCCTCCGTACGCCGCTGGTTCGGCCCGGTGGCCGGGCTGCTCAGCGGCGCGGTCTTCGCGCTCACCCCGGTGGCCGCGCTGATGTTCCGCTTCAACAACCCCGACGCGCTGCTGACCCTGCTGATGACCATCACCGTCCACTGCGTGCTGCGCGCCCTCGACGGCGCCCGCACCAAGTGGCTGGTCTGGGCCGGTGTCGCCGTCGGCTTCGCCTTCCTCACCAAGACCCTGCAGGCCTTCGTCATCCTGCCGCCGCTCGCCCTGCTGTACGCCGTCTGCGCGCCCACCCGGCTGCGCCGCAGGCTGGGGCAGCTGCTCCTCGCGGGGCTGGCGATGGTGGTCGCCGGCGGCTGGTGGGTGGCCATCGTCGAGCTGTGGCCCGCGTCCTCCCGCCCGTACATCGGCGGCTCACAGAACAACTCCTTCCTGGAACTCACCCTCGGCTACAACGGTCTCGGCCGGATCAACGGTGACGAGACCGGCAGCGTCGGCGGCGGCGGTGCGCGGGCCGGCGGCGGTGGCGGCGGCTGGGGCGAGACCGGGATCGACCGGCTCTTCTCGGCCAACATCGGCGGCCAGATCTCCTGGCTGCTCCCGGCAGCGCTGGTGCTGCTCGTCGCCGGACTGGTGATCACCTGGCGGGCCCGGCGGGCCACCGACTCCCTGGAGAGCATGGCCCGGGCGTCGTTCCTGGCCTGGGGCGGCTCCCTGCTGATCACCGCGCTCGTCTTCAGCTACATGCAGGGCATCTTCCACGAGTACTACACGGTGGCGCTGGCGCCCTACGTGGCCGCGCTGACCGGTACGGGCGTGGCCGTGCTGTGGGAGGAGCGGGGCGGCCGGGCCGCGGCGCTCACCCTGTCCGCCACCCTCGCGCTGACCGCGGTGTGGTCGTACGTCCTGCTCGGCCGGGCCGCGGGCTATCTGCCGTGGCTGCGCTGGACGGTGCTGGTGGCCGGGCTGCTCGCGGCCGCCGGTCTCCTGGTGGGCGCGCGCCTCGGGCGCCGGGCGGTCGTGGCGGTGGCGGCGCTGGGCGTCGGCGCGGCGCTGGCCGGGCCCCTCGCGTACACGCTGGACACGGTGGGCACCGCGCACGCGGGCTCGATCGTCACGGCGGGCCCCGCGGTGGCGGGCGGCCGTGGCCCGGGCGGCATGGGCGGGGGACCGCGGTTCGCCGGGGCGGAAGGCGGGCGCGGCCAGGGAGGCTTCCCGCAGGGAGCACCGCCGCAGGGCGCGGGCCAGGGAGCCGGACCGGGAGCCGGACCCGGCGCGATGGCGCCGGGCGGCCCCGCGGGTCAGGGCGCACAGGGCGCCGCAGGCCGTACGGGCGGTACGGGCGCCCGGGCCAAGGGCGGCTTCGGCGGCGGCCGTCCCGGTGGCGGCGGGGGCATGGGCGGTCTGCTGGGCGGTACGAAGACGAGCGCGGCGGCCGTGGCGGCCCTGCGCGCGGACGCGGACCGGTACACCTGGGCGGCCGCGGCCATCGGCGCGCAGAACGCCGCGAGCTACCAACTGGCCTCGGGCGCACCCGTCATGCCGATCGGCGGGTTCAACGGCAGCGATCCGTCACCGACCCTGGCGCGGTTCCAGGAGTACGTGAAGGCCGGGAAGATCCACTACTTCATCGCCCAGAGCACGGAAGCGGGCACCGAAGCGGGCGGCGGCGGCCAGGGCGCGACCCGTGGTGGCGGCGGTCCCGGCGGCGGCGCGAGCAGCGCCATCGAGACCTGGGTGAAGGCCAACTACCGGCCCACCACGGTGGGCGGAGCCACCTTCTACGACCTCACCCCGTCCTGA
- a CDS encoding TetR/AcrR family transcriptional regulator, which yields MATTTDPVTIRTSVWLTARPASGARRRSEGPSGLDRDRITGAAVRLLDTEGLARFSMRRLAAGLGVTAMSLYWYVDTKHDLLELALDSALGELTLPADSPPAGWPGRLRSLACGYRGLLAERPWVATLAAEYPNIGPHARAFDAALLRLLDATGLTDGGRTGAHLAVSQFLHGCGGPVRRAPEGDFHFALDVLIAGIEAKTGP from the coding sequence ATGGCCACCACGACGGACCCCGTGACCATCCGGACCAGTGTGTGGCTGACCGCGCGGCCCGCTTCCGGGGCCAGACGGCGCAGCGAGGGCCCCTCGGGACTGGACCGGGACCGGATCACCGGCGCCGCGGTCCGGCTGCTCGACACCGAGGGACTCGCCCGGTTCTCCATGCGCCGCCTCGCGGCCGGGCTCGGGGTGACCGCGATGTCCCTGTACTGGTACGTCGACACCAAGCACGACCTGCTGGAACTCGCCCTGGACAGCGCCCTGGGCGAGCTGACCCTGCCCGCCGACTCGCCCCCGGCGGGCTGGCCCGGCCGACTGCGGTCGCTGGCCTGCGGATACCGCGGGCTGCTCGCCGAGCGGCCGTGGGTGGCGACCCTGGCCGCCGAGTACCCCAACATCGGACCGCACGCCCGGGCCTTCGACGCGGCGCTGCTGCGCCTGCTCGACGCCACCGGGCTGACGGACGGCGGCCGGACCGGAGCCCACCTCGCCGTGTCGCAGTTCCTGCACGGCTGTGGGGGTCCGGTCCGGCGGGCGCCCGAGGGGGACTTCCACTTCGCGCTCGACGTCCTCATCGCGGGCATCGAGGCGAAGACGGGTCCCTAG